The following proteins come from a genomic window of Acetivibrio cellulolyticus CD2:
- the ymfI gene encoding elongation factor P 5-aminopentanone reductase → MKNSKTVIVTGAAKGIGKETADLFARNGYNVLINYNNSKCQAYEFCHSLIKQGLSADVFKANVAIRSEVDKMADYCIQKFDSIDVLVNNAGISKITVFGDIYETEWDEVISVNLKGVFNCCQSVLRYMLKNKKGRIINVSSIWGITGASCEVHYSASKAGVIGLTKALAKELGPSNIQVNCIAPGIIETDMNSCMCNEVSKNLKENTPLMRFGTALEIAHSILFLSSEGADFITGQVISPNGGFII, encoded by the coding sequence ATGAAAAACTCAAAAACAGTAATAGTTACAGGTGCAGCCAAGGGGATTGGTAAAGAAACTGCTGATTTATTTGCACGGAACGGATATAACGTGCTGATAAACTATAACAACTCAAAATGCCAGGCTTATGAGTTTTGTCACAGCTTGATAAAGCAAGGCTTAAGTGCTGATGTTTTTAAAGCTAATGTAGCTATCCGTTCAGAGGTAGATAAGATGGCAGACTATTGTATTCAAAAATTCGATAGTATTGACGTGCTTGTTAACAATGCAGGCATTTCAAAAATAACAGTATTTGGGGATATCTATGAAACTGAATGGGATGAGGTTATATCAGTAAATCTCAAAGGAGTATTTAATTGTTGCCAGTCTGTACTTCGGTATATGCTGAAAAATAAAAAAGGCAGGATAATTAATGTATCATCAATATGGGGTATAACAGGTGCGTCTTGTGAAGTGCATTATTCAGCTTCGAAAGCTGGGGTTATAGGTCTTACAAAAGCACTTGCGAAGGAGCTTGGTCCATCAAACATACAAGTAAATTGCATAGCTCCGGGAATAATTGAAACTGATATGAATTCATGTATGTGCAATGAAGTGAGTAAAAACCTGAAAGAAAACACACCATTAATGAGATTTGGAACTGCATTAGAAATAGCTCATAGCATTTTATTTCTTTCATCCGAAGGAGCAGATTTTATTACAGGGCAGGTTATAAGCCCGAATGGAGGATTTATTATATAA
- a CDS encoding metal ABC transporter permease, whose amino-acid sequence MINLLQELFSYSFIIRALVVGILVSLCAYLLGVSLVLKRYSMIGDGLSHVGFGTLAIAMSLNLAPLQVSIPVVLLAAFLLLRLSENSKIKGDAAIALISSSSLAIGVITIGLTTGMNADVCNYMFGSILTMSKGDLYLSVTVSVVVLILYVLFYNKIFAVTFDESFAKATGTKTGLYNMLIAFLTALIIVVGMRMMGALLISSLIIFPSLTSMRVFKSFKSVVISSTILSVTCFFIGLVASFQFSTPAGASVVVVNLGAFCMFFIAGLVQKKFNINGG is encoded by the coding sequence ATGATTAATTTATTGCAGGAGCTTTTTTCTTATTCCTTTATTATAAGAGCATTAGTGGTAGGTATACTCGTTTCTTTATGTGCATACTTGCTTGGAGTGAGTCTTGTTTTAAAGCGTTATTCTATGATTGGTGATGGACTCTCCCATGTTGGCTTTGGAACTTTGGCAATTGCAATGTCATTAAATCTTGCACCTCTGCAGGTTTCAATACCTGTGGTCCTTTTGGCGGCATTTTTATTGCTTAGGTTAAGCGAAAACAGTAAAATTAAAGGCGATGCCGCTATAGCACTTATTTCAAGCAGTTCTCTTGCAATAGGTGTTATTACAATAGGATTAACCACAGGAATGAACGCTGATGTATGTAACTATATGTTCGGAAGTATACTTACAATGAGTAAAGGAGATCTTTACCTTAGCGTAACTGTATCAGTTGTAGTACTGATTTTATATGTACTTTTCTATAATAAAATATTTGCAGTTACATTTGATGAAAGCTTTGCAAAAGCCACTGGCACAAAAACAGGTTTATATAACATGCTTATTGCATTTCTTACTGCATTGATAATTGTAGTAGGAATGAGAATGATGGGAGCATTACTTATATCCAGCCTTATTATTTTCCCTTCTTTAACATCTATGAGGGTATTTAAAAGTTTTAAGAGCGTTGTAATCAGTTCAACTATACTATCGGTTACTTGTTTCTTTATTGGTTTAGTCGCTTCTTTTCAGTTTTCAACTCCTGCAGGTGCAAGCGTTGTAGTAGTAAACCTCGGAGCATTCTGTATGTTTTTCATTGCTGGACTGGTTCAAAAAAAGTTTAATATAAATGGAGGTTAA
- a CDS encoding TIGR03943 family putative permease subunit has translation MKKIFIFTLFILIIFLAGCNKKPLLSEPSTTSIAEEQTDKSAVVSTPEDQTNSSGNVVKISERFFIQQCNDIYTNLNDYKGKTIQLEGMYDSYTDEETGKTRHAVIRKSPGCCGNDGVVGFEFSYDGQMPKLNEWIKVTGTLEVEESEDIILHLSKLEVLEIRGKEFVTN, from the coding sequence ATGAAAAAAATATTTATTTTTACGTTATTTATTTTAATTATATTTCTTGCCGGATGTAACAAGAAACCATTGTTAAGTGAACCTAGTACAACATCTATAGCCGAAGAGCAGACAGATAAATCAGCAGTGGTTTCAACACCGGAAGATCAAACAAATAGCAGTGGAAATGTGGTTAAAATAAGTGAAAGGTTCTTTATTCAACAGTGCAATGATATATATACCAATCTCAATGATTATAAAGGTAAGACCATTCAGTTAGAGGGCATGTATGATTCATATACTGACGAGGAAACAGGTAAAACACGTCATGCGGTGATTCGAAAAAGTCCTGGCTGCTGTGGAAATGATGGCGTTGTGGGATTTGAATTTTCCTATGACGGGCAAATGCCTAAGCTCAATGAATGGATTAAGGTAACTGGAACATTGGAGGTTGAAGAATCCGAAGACATCATATTACACCTTTCAAAACTTGAAGTTTTAGAAATACGCGGCAAAGAATTTGTGACAAATTAA
- a CDS encoding NAD-dependent epimerase/dehydratase family protein encodes MRFLITGGSGFLGINLTRFLVNKGYDVTVYDIAEFNYPDMMGIVKSVKGDVRDRETLKNAIKDVDIVIHGAAALPLYSKEDIYSTSIEGTKNVLSLSMEKGIERVIYISSTAVYGIPDHHPLIETDRLTGVGPYGEAKIKAEEICNEYRKKRMVIPIIRPKSFIGPERLGVFALLYDWASSGKNFPMIGNGKNRYQLLDVEDLCEAIYLSAIVDKVLCNDTFNIGAKDFTTMREDYQAVLDEAGFGKRIIGFPAKLVVVALKILEAMKLSPLYEWVYETAGKDSFVSIEKAQKILGFNPKYSNKDALLRNYKWYRENKDKFEDKSGVTHRVPWSQGILRLAKIFF; translated from the coding sequence GTGCGATTTCTAATAACGGGTGGTTCGGGATTTTTGGGGATAAACCTTACAAGATTCCTTGTAAATAAGGGATATGATGTGACAGTATATGACATCGCAGAATTTAATTACCCTGATATGATGGGTATTGTTAAAAGTGTAAAAGGTGATGTTAGAGACAGAGAAACTCTAAAAAATGCAATTAAAGATGTTGATATAGTTATACATGGAGCGGCTGCACTGCCTCTTTATTCGAAAGAAGATATTTATTCAACAAGTATAGAGGGGACAAAAAATGTACTGTCACTTTCAATGGAAAAAGGGATAGAACGTGTAATTTATATCTCTTCCACTGCTGTGTATGGCATTCCTGATCATCATCCACTGATAGAAACAGATAGACTAACGGGAGTTGGTCCTTATGGAGAAGCAAAAATAAAAGCTGAAGAGATATGCAATGAGTATAGAAAAAAAAGAATGGTAATTCCTATAATAAGACCTAAATCATTCATTGGTCCGGAACGACTCGGAGTTTTTGCACTTCTCTATGATTGGGCAAGCAGTGGTAAGAATTTTCCGATGATTGGTAATGGTAAAAATAGATATCAGCTTCTTGATGTTGAAGATTTGTGTGAGGCAATATATCTTTCGGCAATTGTAGACAAAGTGCTATGTAATGATACGTTTAATATCGGTGCCAAAGATTTTACAACAATGAGGGAGGATTATCAGGCAGTACTTGATGAAGCAGGTTTTGGTAAAAGAATAATAGGCTTTCCTGCAAAGCTGGTTGTTGTGGCACTAAAAATTTTAGAAGCAATGAAGCTTTCTCCTTTATATGAGTGGGTGTATGAGACTGCGGGAAAGGATTCTTTTGTAAGTATTGAAAAGGCACAGAAAATTTTAGGGTTTAATCCGAAGTATTCAAATAAAGATGCGTTGCTTAGAAACTATAAATGGTATCGTGAAAATAAAGATAAATTTGAAGATAAGTCCGGAGTTACACACAGAGTTCCATGGAGTCAAGGAATATTACGTTTGGCAAAAATATTTTTCTAA
- a CDS encoding metal ABC transporter solute-binding protein, Zn/Mn family, which yields MQKARGFLAIIVLSAFLLSVSGCGVPSVKSSTRENSKLRVITTLFPQFDFVREIGKDKVDVSLLLPPGVEAHSFEPSPQDIVSIQKSGVFVYTGEFMEPWAHKVIENTKNKNLIVVDSSKGIDLMDEEEHDHEHTEGTNKEAVETEPEEEEHDHGGKDPHIWLDPVYAQKMVDNIVEGLSKADSKNENFYKENGESYKKQLQDLDKSFTEAFKKTKYKTIMYGGHFAFGYFAKRYGLTNISPYSGFSPDAEPNPQRIAELIKNMKESGSKVIFYEELIEPKVAKVISDQTGATMLLLHGAHNVSKDEINSGITYIKIMQDNLIKLKQGLGYNE from the coding sequence ATGCAAAAAGCGAGAGGGTTTTTAGCAATAATTGTTTTAAGTGCATTTCTTTTATCGGTATCGGGTTGTGGAGTTCCAAGTGTAAAATCATCAACACGTGAAAATAGTAAGCTGAGGGTAATTACAACGCTTTTCCCACAATTTGATTTTGTGAGGGAAATAGGAAAAGATAAGGTAGATGTAAGTCTTTTACTGCCGCCAGGAGTAGAAGCACACTCCTTCGAACCGTCTCCGCAAGATATTGTCAGCATACAAAAATCAGGTGTTTTTGTTTATACTGGTGAGTTTATGGAACCTTGGGCACATAAGGTTATTGAAAACACAAAAAACAAAAACCTTATTGTTGTTGATTCAAGTAAAGGGATTGATCTGATGGATGAAGAGGAGCATGACCACGAGCATACAGAAGGAACTAACAAAGAAGCTGTTGAAACAGAACCTGAAGAGGAGGAGCACGACCATGGAGGCAAAGACCCTCATATATGGCTCGATCCGGTGTATGCCCAAAAGATGGTTGACAACATAGTTGAAGGTCTTTCAAAAGCTGATTCGAAAAATGAAAACTTTTATAAAGAGAATGGAGAAAGCTACAAAAAACAGCTGCAAGACCTTGATAAAAGCTTTACGGAAGCATTCAAAAAAACAAAATATAAAACTATCATGTATGGAGGACATTTTGCCTTCGGTTATTTTGCAAAAAGATATGGGCTTACTAATATTTCGCCATACAGTGGTTTTTCACCTGATGCAGAACCCAATCCGCAGAGGATTGCAGAACTTATAAAAAACATGAAGGAGTCAGGCTCAAAAGTAATATTTTATGAAGAATTGATTGAACCTAAGGTCGCAAAGGTCATATCTGATCAAACTGGTGCGACAATGCTTCTTTTGCACGGTGCTCACAATGTTTCAAAAGATGAGATAAATTCAGGAATTACTTATATAAAGATCATGCAGGATAACCTTATAAAATTGAAGCAGGGGCTGGGATATAATGAGTAG